A region from the Pelecanus crispus isolate bPelCri1 chromosome 11, bPelCri1.pri, whole genome shotgun sequence genome encodes:
- the C11H12orf76 gene encoding uncharacterized protein C12orf76 homolog, with translation MALAAVRGWALAALALLAPGPAERSRPYAVLQKQNLVLLGSILSALLLTIILMAVCVYKPVRRR, from the exons atGGCGCTggcggcggtgcggggctgggcgcTGGCGGCGCTGGCCCTGctggccccgggcccggcggagCGCAGCCGGCCCTACGCCgtgctgcagaagcagaaccTGG TGCTGCTGGGCAGCATCCTCAGCGCCCTGCTGCTCACCATCATCCTCATGGCCGTCTGCGTCTACAAGCCCGTCCGGCGGCGGTAG
- the LOC104028838 gene encoding sodium-dependent serotonin transporter, protein MAEQPCPAPAASPPWQGTAPRPGPMASPAPPGPQTHPRDKWSKKMDFLLSVIGFAVDLGNVWRFPYICYQNGGGAFLIPYTLMAVFGGVPLFYMELALGQFHRTGAIPIWKHICPIFKGIGFAICIIGLYVSFYYNTIIAWALYYFYSSFSGTLPWASCDNPWNTPDCTNYFGKSNVTWTNFSRSPAEEFYTRKVLEIQKSGGLYDMGGIHWQLLLCLFLIFTIVYFSLWKGVKTSGKVVWVTATLPYVVLLILLVRGATLPGAWRGVIFYLRPDWGKLLSTAVWVDAAAQIFFSLGPGFGVLLALASYNHFHNNCYRDALVTSAVNCLTSFLSGFVIFTVLGYMAEMRDVEVEDVARDKGPSLLFITYPEAIANMVGSTFFAIIFFLMMITLGLDSTFGGLEAVITAVMDEYPQVLAGRRELFVLSLITVCFLGSLSTLTYGGAYVVKLLEEFGAGCSILAVVLLETIAVSWFYGIQRFSHDVKAMLGFTPGMFWKVCWVAISPALLAFIVVSSLLAQPPLTLFDYEYPEWSISVGYLIGASSFICIPFYMVYKLVWTPGSLKQRLAICIRPEKTARDPQAEAPCMSPIL, encoded by the exons atggcagagcagccctgcccggcaccTGCCGCCAGCCCTCCCTGGCAGGGCACGGCCCCCCGCCCGGGTCCCATggccagccccgcacccccggggccccaaacccaccccaggGACAAGTGGAGCAAAAAAATGGATTTCCTCCTCTCGGTCATAGGATTTGCTGTCGATCTGGGCAACGTCTGGCGGTTCCCTTACATCTGCTACCAAAACGGAGGGG GAGCCTTTCTCATCCCATACACGCTGATGGCTGTTTTTGGAGGGGTCCCCCTCTTCTACATGGAGCTGGCGCTGGGGCAGTTCCACAGGACGGGCGCCATCCCCATCTGGAAGCACATCTGCCCCATCTTTAAGG GCATCGGCTTTGCCATTTGCATCATTGGCCTGTATGTCTCCTTCTACTACAACACCATCATCGCCTGGGCTCTCTACTACTTCTACTCGTCCTTCTCGGGCACCCTGCCCTGGGCGAGCTGCGACAACCCCTGGAACACGCCCGACTGCACCAACTACTTCGGGAAGAGCAATGTGACCTGGACCAACTTCTCCAGGTCCCCCGCTGAAGAGTTTTATAC GAGGAAAGTCCTGGAGATCCAGAAGTCCGGGGGTCTGTACGACATGGGGGGGATCCACTggcagctgctcctctgcctcttcctcatcttcaccATCGTCTACTTCAGCCTGTGGAAAGGGGTGAAAACCTCCGGGAAG GTGGTATGGGTGACGGCCACGCTGCCTTATGTCGTCCTCCTCATCCTGCTGGTCCGGGGGGCCACCCTGCCCGGCGCCTGGAGAGGGGTCATCTTCTACCTGCGCCCAGACTGGGGCAAGCTCCTGAGCACCGCG GTTTGGGTTGATGCTGCTGCgcagattttcttctccttgggCCCTGGATTCGGCGTCCTTCTTGCTCTCGCCAGTTACAACCATTTCCACAACAACTGCTACCG GGACGCACTCGTCACCAGCGCGGTGAACTGCCTCACCAGCTTCCTCTCGGGCTTCGTCATCTTCACTGTGCTGGGCTACATGGCTGAGATGAGGGACGTGGAGGTGGAGGATGTCGCGAGAGATAAAG GGCCGAGCCTCCTTTTTATCACCTACCCTGAAGCAATCGCCAACATGGTGGGATCCACCTTCTTTGCCATCATATTCTTCCTGATGATGATAACGCTGGGGCTGGACAGCACG TTTGGGGGCTTGGAGGCCGTGATCACGGCTGTGATGGACGAGTACCCCCAGGTCCTGGCCGGGCGACGGGAGCTTTTCGTCCTCAGCCTCATCACAGTCTGTTTCCTGGGCTCCCTGAGCACCCTCACCTAT GGGGGAGCCTACGTGGTGAAGCTGCTGGAGGAGTTCGGTGCTGGCTGCTCAATCCTGGCAGTGGTGCTACTGGAAACGATAGCTGTCTCCTGGTTTTATG GGATACAGAGGTTCTCCCATGACGTGAAAGCCATGCTGGGCTTCACCCCGGGAATGTTCTGGAAGGTGTGCTGGGTCGCCATCAGCCCTGCCTTGTTAGCG TTCATAGTTgtcagctccctcctggcccAGCCGCCTCTGACACTCTTCGACTATGAGTACCCCGAGTGGAGCATCTCGGTGGGGTACCTCATAGGAGCATCGTCCTTCATCTGCATCCCCTTCTACATGGTGTACAAGCTCGTCTGGACGCCGGGGTCTCTCAAGCAG CGCCTCGCCATCTGCATTCGGCCGGAGAAAACAGCACGAGACCCCCAAGCAGAGGCACCGTGCATGTCACCCATCCTGTAG